From one Planococcus citri chromosome 3, ihPlaCitr1.1, whole genome shotgun sequence genomic stretch:
- the kud gene encoding transmembrane protein 258, with the protein MEKIPIDLMIPYLSPVNPALLPHLTLILFGIGTFFTAWFFVYEVTSNKYTRDIVKEAAVALVAAVFSGFGILCLLIWVGIYV; encoded by the exons ATGGAAAAG ATACCGATCGATTTGATGATTCCTTACTTATCACCGGTGAATCCGGCCCTTCTGCCGCATCTAACGTTGATATTATTCGGTATTGGAACCTTCTTCACTGCATGGTTTTTCGTATACGAAGTGACTAGCAATAAATATACTCGGGATATTGTTAAAGAAGCTGCCGTTGCATTAGTCGCCGCTGTATTTTCTGGTTTCGGAATACTGTGCCTTCTCATTTGGGTCGGTATTTATGTTTGA